A single region of the Branchiostoma floridae strain S238N-H82 unplaced genomic scaffold, Bfl_VNyyK Sc7u5tJ_218, whole genome shotgun sequence genome encodes:
- the LOC118408613 gene encoding protein shisa-5-like, protein MLRSVLLVFAVLFATVTAEYCQKYGFSCPRKNRGFFLNDDDDEIYCCKDKTGCCDSCWDAVDTTNCANIISTALGIGTAVIVGIVVAVLAVITIAVVLCVCCCCQCAKQGRNQGHVYQPQPQGQQMVVMTQQGQYPSVPAAPPYSPPDASQYPPPAGQYPPPAGQYPPPAGQYPPPAGQYPPSAGLHPPPAGQYPPPAAYPPAPPPYSQETPYPQKM, encoded by the exons ATGTTGCGGTCGGTGTTGTTGGTGTTCGCGGTGTTATTCGCCACAG TGACAGCTGAGTACTGTCAGAAGTACGGCTTCTCCTGCCCGCGGAAGAACAGAGGGTTCTTCctgaacgatgatgatgatgagatctACTGTTGTAAAGACAAGACGGGCTGTTGTGACAGCTGTTGGGACGCCGTGGACACCACTAATTGTGCAAACATCATAAGTACTGCATTAGGAATTGG CACTGCAGTGATTGTGGGTATCGTGGTGGCTGTTCTAGCGGTGATCACCATTGCTGTGGTACTGTGTGTGTGCTGCTGCTGTCAATGTGCTAAACAGGGACGGAACCAGGGACATGTCTACCAGCCACAACCTCAGG GTCAGCAGATGGTTGTAATGACACAGCAGGGGCAGTATCCCTCCGTCCCTGCCGCACCACCGTACTCACCACCTGACGCAAGCCAGTACCCCCCTCCAGCAGGGCAGTACCCCCCTCCAGCTGGCCAGTACCCCCCTCCAGCGGGCCAGTATCCCCCTCCAGCTGGTCAGTACCCCCCTTCAGCGGGCCTGCACCCCCCTCCAGCTGGTCAGTACCCCCCTCCAGCAGCCTACCCACCAGCGCCCCCACCATACTCCCAGGAAACCCCGTACCCACAGAAGATGTAG
- the LOC118408616 gene encoding protein shisa-like-2B, whose protein sequence is MELIDIGEQCEGYYDTAMGRHRESFHCPMHESSDGLSTWLYCCGTSTFRYCCPFKEADVAPSDINLSGGAYFAIAFAAMVLVLSVTVLCCFFFPYCWLYRMKHPNRDMPIEIGMEGPAIYPLRTMRTSASEPARIPPNVNVETAKEERRNSYPPRGTFPYPPTEEVQIPYPPPTANSQHRSQTSL, encoded by the exons ATGGAGCTAATTGATATCG GAGAGCAGTGTGAGGGTTACTATGACACCGCCATGGGCCGGCATCGGGAGTCCTTCCACTGCCCCATGCACGAGAGCTCGGACGGGCTGAGCACGTGGCTGTACTGCTGCGGCACCAGCACCTTCAGGTACTGCTGTCCCTTCAAGGAGGCGGACGTCGCCCCGTCAGACATCAACCTCAG TGGTGGAGCGTATTTTGCCATAGCGTTTGCCGCGATGGTACTAGTGCTGTCCGTCACTGTCCTGTGCTGTTTCTTCTTCCCCTACTGCTGGCTCTACAGGATGAAGCACCCCAACCGGGACATGCCTATTGAGA TAGGTATGGAAGGCCCCGCCATCTACCCATTACGGACCATGAGAACCAGCGCCTCGGAGCCGGCCAGAATCCCGCCCAACGTTAACGTAGAGACGGCTAAAGAAGAGCGGCGGAACTCCTACCCACCCCGCGGGACCTTCCCCTACCCTCCGACGGAGGAAGTTCAGATCCCCTACCCCCCTCCCACGGCTAACTCCCAGCACCGATCCCAAACCTCGCTGTAA
- the LOC118408587 gene encoding leucine-rich repeat-containing protein 70-like, which produces MSQQCPSVCRCPSGTEVRCINKDLIAIPPNIPQTVQKLYLDGNRIAEINNSHIAALPNLKELYIPRNDLKTVPGQTFANLPNLEILSLASNNISFVDNDAFQNSPKLKYIFLNKNSLVEVPTGLERLDNLQILALDENNIRIVNAIFFSSLGFIIRIELNNNPWSCDCHLRGFKEWMSETTLEISLRENVTCASPEHLIGRSIDNVDVADMACTTHRTTDSTAAKVTTPTIGVSVHSTRTTIAYSSQSIHGKTSSGTSDTTPVLSTQNHLTTGSKENQITLGMNASSTKPFIAPKSTSYHRTVRPSSSGYHDDRLIWIVCVLGAVLLVILFLVLLIFLWYKFRPPPDPRPAIHLEDNVGYRPDEEDPGGRIPNVENKPVTEAQLQTLASKLGHEWEQLNFELGFSDAQLYQFKCNHPGNVRQAIFEMLNTWRREKRREATIGRLAEHLKNIPVDEENYRFLLS; this is translated from the exons ATGAGTCAGCAGTGTCCTTCAGTGTGCAGGTGCCCTAGCGGTACAGAAGTGCGCTGCATCAACAAAGACCTTATAGCGATTCCTCCCAATATACCTCAGACTGTACAAAAACTCTATTTGGACGGAAACCGTATCGCCGAAATCAATAATTCTCACATCGCAGCATTGCCCAATCTCAAAGAACTTTACATTCCAAGAAACGACTTGAAAACCGTACCCGGACAAACATTCGCAAACTTGCCAAATTTGGAGATCCTCAGTCTCGCTTCAAACAATATTTCGTTCGTAGACAACGACGCGTTTCAAAATTCACCAAAGCTTAAATACATTTTCCTAAATAAAAACAGCCTAGTTGAAGTACCAACCGGCTTAGAGCGGCTTGACAATCTGCAAATTTTGGCGCTAGATGAAAACAACATTCGCATAGTGAACGCCATCTTCTTCAGTAGTCTGGGGTTCATAATAAGGATTGAACTAAACAACAACCCTTGGTCATGTGACTGTCATCTTCGAGGTTTCAAGGAATGGATGTCAGAAACAACTTTAGAAATCTCCCTTCGGGAAAATGTCACGTGTGCTTCACCGGAGCATCTCATTGGCCGATCCATTGATAACGTCGACGTTGCTGACATGGCCTGCACTACGCATAGAACTACAGATAGCACAGCAGCTAAAGTAACAACGCCTACAATAGGGGTGAGTGTACACAGCACAAGGACAACTATTGCGTACTCCAGCCAATCTATTCATGGCAAAACGTCTAGTGGAACATCAGATACCACACCCGTTCTGAGCACACAGAACCATCTCACAACTGGATCGAAAGAGAACCAAATAACGCTAGGAATGAACGCTAGCTCTACTAAACCCTTCATAGCACCAAAGTCAACATCCTACCACAGAACCGTCCGACCTTCGTCATCCGGATATCATGACGATCGTCTTATATGGATCGTATGTGTCTTAGGGGCAGTACTGTTGGTTATACTGTttcttgtcctgttgatatTTTTGTGGTACAAGTTTAGACCTCCACCAGACCCTAGGCCTGCCATTCATTTGGAGGACAATGTTGGGTACAGACCAGATGAAGAGGACCCTGGTGGTAGGATACCAAATGTTGAG AATAAACCAGTGACGGAAGCGCAGCTTCAGACACTTGCTTCTAAACTTGGCCACGAATGGGAGCAACTCAACTTTGAACTTGGATTCAGCGATGCTCAACTGTACCAATTCAAGTGCAACCATCCGGGCAACGTGCGACAAGctatttttgaaatgttgaataCTTGGCGTCGGGAAAAACGTCGGGAAGCCACCATAGGTCGCCTTGCAGAGCACCTGAAGAACATTCCCGTGGATGAGGAAAATTATAGGTTCTTGCTTAGTTGA
- the LOC118408595 gene encoding galactosylceramide sulfotransferase-like isoform X1: MMQGPLNRPRLSQPKFAMDRKKMLLLQSVAVLLVIVAFMLLVYEYPIGRKQQVGEQTEGQAQAQAQGTGVQMQSMQQIITWRTAPSCDHPKNNFVFIEVNRAGSTTIQCMLMRYAYNHHLHVILPRNGLELKWIKDSGATFDDLPWADGGYNVIVHGMTYKWKVHDVMPPDTSYFSILRNPENHFKSMFHYYDVGKVLGITGKNQASKILKNPSALTDKKGGIGETQFVTSVRMSAQARDLGFGPGTDFDQPKSLENFRNITRDFGMMVILEHLSESLVLLRRVMCWELRDILYLDKAVTTYSYKDIPMGSRQLSNLKMINKIDFQLYDFFNQTLWKTIKGLGPEFLEEVSYYREVNIEVAEYCRQIETEETIAKLSIPAGKWTTGFMVHQRTCEELKLQFEDWNTKFIMRRNAEIRGESENDVTDTEGTEGDLPPPPKVDNLPRPSIPKEKEENLPPPPKVDTPPPPPLQEEKVDNLPSPPLPEIKKKGKKTDKKSHNSAKDILDEMNVPDELPSAPK, from the exons ATGATGCAAGGCCCCTTAAATAG GCCGAGGTTGAGCCAACCTAAGTTCGCCATGGATAGGAAGAAGATGCTACTGTTGCAGAGCGTGGCGGTACTGTTGGTTATCGTGGCGTTCATGCTGCTGGTGTACGAGTATCCCATCGGCAGGAAGCAGCAGGTCGGGGAGCAGACCGAGGGCCAGGCACAGGCCCAGGCCCAGGGCACCGGGGTACAAATGCAGAGCATGCAACAGAT CATAACCTGGAGAACAGCGCCGTCCTGCGATCATCCTAAGAACAACTTCGTCTTCATAGAG GTGAATCGCGCGGGCTCCACTACCATACAGTGCATGTTGATGCGTTACGCCTACAACCACCACCTACATGTTATACTGCCCAGAAATG GGTTGGAACTGAAATGGATCAAAGACTCGGGTGCCACCTTTGACGACCTACCCTGGGCAGATGGCGGGTACAACGTCATCGTCCACGGGATGACGTATAAGTGGAAGGTACATGACGTCATGCCCCCGGACACCTCCTACTTCAGCATCCTGCGGAACCCAGAGAACCACTTCAAGTCCATGTTCCATTATTACGACGTCGGGAAAGTGCTCGGCATCACTGGCAAGAACCAGGCCAGCAAGATACTCAAG AACCCCTCGGCTCTGACCGACAAGAAGGGCGGGATCGGTGAGACACAGTTCGTCACGTCTGTCAGGATGTCTGCGCAGGCGCGGGACCTCGGCTTCGGACCGGGAACAGACTTCGACCAGCCAAAATCACTCG AAAATTTCAGGAACAtcacccgtgacttcggtatgATGGTGATCCTGGAGCACCTGTCGGAGTCGCTGGTGCTGCTGCGGCGCGTCATGTGCTGGGAGCTGCGGGATATACTGTACCTGGACAAGGCTGTTACCACTTACag CTATAAGGACATACCTATGGGAAGTCGTCAGCTTTCCAACCTAAAGATGATAAACAAAATAGACTTCCAGCTGTACGACTTCTTCAACCAAACGCTGTGGAAAACCATCAAGggtctcggaccggagtttcttgaAGAGGTCAGCTACTACCGAGAGGTCAACATCGAGGTCGCCGAGTACTGTCGGCAGATTGAGACCGAGGAAACGATCGCCAAACTGTCCATACCGGCGGGGAAGTGGACGACTGGTTTCATGGTACACCAGAGAACGTGCGAGGAACTGAAACTGCAGTTCGAGGACTGGAACACTAAGTTTATAATGAGACGGAACGCCGAAATCAGGGGGGAATCAGAGAATGATGTCACGGATACAGAAGGAACAGAAGGCGACCTTCCACCCCCACCTAAAGTAGACAACCTTCCACGTCCATCCATAccaaaggaaaaagaagaaaaccttCCCCCTCCACCTAAAGTAGACACCCCTCCACCTCCACCTTTACAAGAAGAAAAAGTAGACAACCTTCCATCTCCACCTCTTCcagaaataaaaaagaaaggGAAAAAGACGGATAAAAAGAGCCACAATTCTGCAAAAGACATACTAGATGAAATGAACGTACCTGATGAATTGCCATCCGCGCCTAAGTAG
- the LOC118408595 gene encoding galactosylceramide sulfotransferase-like isoform X2, translating into MQSMQQIITWRTAPSCDHPKNNFVFIEVNRAGSTTIQCMLMRYAYNHHLHVILPRNGLELKWIKDSGATFDDLPWADGGYNVIVHGMTYKWKVHDVMPPDTSYFSILRNPENHFKSMFHYYDVGKVLGITGKNQASKILKNPSALTDKKGGIGETQFVTSVRMSAQARDLGFGPGTDFDQPKSLENFRNITRDFGMMVILEHLSESLVLLRRVMCWELRDILYLDKAVTTYSYKDIPMGSRQLSNLKMINKIDFQLYDFFNQTLWKTIKGLGPEFLEEVSYYREVNIEVAEYCRQIETEETIAKLSIPAGKWTTGFMVHQRTCEELKLQFEDWNTKFIMRRNAEIRGESENDVTDTEGTEGDLPPPPKVDNLPRPSIPKEKEENLPPPPKVDTPPPPPLQEEKVDNLPSPPLPEIKKKGKKTDKKSHNSAKDILDEMNVPDELPSAPK; encoded by the exons ATGCAGAGTATGCAACAGAT CATAACCTGGAGAACAGCGCCGTCCTGCGATCATCCTAAGAACAACTTCGTCTTCATAGAG GTGAATCGCGCGGGCTCCACTACCATACAGTGCATGTTGATGCGTTACGCCTACAACCACCACCTACATGTTATACTGCCCAGAAATG GGTTGGAACTGAAATGGATCAAAGACTCGGGTGCCACCTTTGACGACCTACCCTGGGCAGATGGCGGGTACAACGTCATCGTCCACGGGATGACGTATAAGTGGAAGGTACATGACGTCATGCCCCCGGACACCTCCTACTTCAGCATCCTGCGGAACCCAGAGAACCACTTCAAGTCCATGTTCCATTATTACGACGTCGGGAAAGTGCTCGGCATCACTGGCAAGAACCAGGCCAGCAAGATACTCAAG AACCCCTCGGCTCTGACCGACAAGAAGGGCGGGATCGGTGAGACACAGTTCGTCACGTCTGTCAGGATGTCTGCGCAGGCGCGGGACCTCGGCTTCGGACCGGGAACAGACTTCGACCAGCCAAAATCACTCG AAAATTTCAGGAACAtcacccgtgacttcggtatgATGGTGATCCTGGAGCACCTGTCGGAGTCGCTGGTGCTGCTGCGGCGCGTCATGTGCTGGGAGCTGCGGGATATACTGTACCTGGACAAGGCTGTTACCACTTACag CTATAAGGACATACCTATGGGAAGTCGTCAGCTTTCCAACCTAAAGATGATAAACAAAATAGACTTCCAGCTGTACGACTTCTTCAACCAAACGCTGTGGAAAACCATCAAGggtctcggaccggagtttcttgaAGAGGTCAGCTACTACCGAGAGGTCAACATCGAGGTCGCCGAGTACTGTCGGCAGATTGAGACCGAGGAAACGATCGCCAAACTGTCCATACCGGCGGGGAAGTGGACGACTGGTTTCATGGTACACCAGAGAACGTGCGAGGAACTGAAACTGCAGTTCGAGGACTGGAACACTAAGTTTATAATGAGACGGAACGCCGAAATCAGGGGGGAATCAGAGAATGATGTCACGGATACAGAAGGAACAGAAGGCGACCTTCCACCCCCACCTAAAGTAGACAACCTTCCACGTCCATCCATAccaaaggaaaaagaagaaaaccttCCCCCTCCACCTAAAGTAGACACCCCTCCACCTCCACCTTTACAAGAAGAAAAAGTAGACAACCTTCCATCTCCACCTCTTCcagaaataaaaaagaaaggGAAAAAGACGGATAAAAAGAGCCACAATTCTGCAAAAGACATACTAGATGAAATGAACGTACCTGATGAATTGCCATCCGCGCCTAAGTAG